Part of the Amblyomma americanum isolate KBUSLIRL-KWMA chromosome 7, ASM5285725v1, whole genome shotgun sequence genome, ACAGAGAACGACCGCACCTGGACGAGGAGACAAAAGGAACGGCCACCCACTGCAGCAAAATGGCCGTCCTGCAAGTTGGTTCCTTTCAGACGCATCGTTTGTGGTGCGAAATTGTGGCGCTTTACCGAAATAGCAGGGTGTCACGTGGCCTCGCACCAAGGCGGCCAACGCTCCTTGCTGGCATCAATCCTAGCCACGTGCTCGACCATTCGTGTCACGTGGCACGTTGCGCTCAGCGCAGTATTGTCGCGGAATTTGGAATTTTAGCGCATCGATTTTCTATAGCGGTGGCAGCAGCCCCAGAAGCATTTTACTGACGACAGTTTTGCCGCGATGAGGAAGAGGCGATCATGACGATCACCGTGTTACGCGCTGTTCGCTACTGGCGCCCAACAGATGACGCTATCTGTTTATGTCCAGGAAAACTTGGCTTGCTTGTCTCAAGATTACTTCCAAGCACACGGGTTTCTTCCAAGTGCACCACGATCAAAGATTACGTGGGTGCGAGCGTCTTTCACCTCCAACATAAATGCGACTTaccgaaaaaagaaacgagatgAGTGCAATGCAATGCAACCTAAGTAGAGAACATGAGATAGTTCGATAGTTGCTTCTACACTACTAATAATACGCAATGAATGCACCAAAAGGTCTTAACGGCAGTGTTATTGCTTTTATAGGCGTAAAGTGCTAACGTGGCGCCAGTAgatgaggcgatggggcgcgctTCTTGACGCGTTTTCTCTCAACTACACGGCAAGCGGGCGTACCAGGGTAAGACCTGTAGGCTGTGTGCGGGCTTATGTATCCAATGATTCCCACGCTGATGGACCCGTTTTTGTACTTGACCACACGGGAAGGTTGCGTGGCATTCCCTTCGATTTCAGGCTCCCGACGCACGTCTACGTTGCAGAGGACGACGGGAATCTTTTGAGCCCTCATTGCCTCCAGGTAGACGCGAAGGTCGGCCGTGCCCCGGTCGAACTCGTGCACGCCAAGGCTCTGCGTAGCAGGGCAGCGGAAAGCCACTGCTGCGATGCGTACTTCAAGAGTTGAGGGCATGAGTACTTGCGACAATAATGGAAGGAGTGTTGGATGCTAAAATGCGAGTATCGAAGCGCCCGCAGCCTGTTTCCTACTTTCAAACAATAGTGCACACGCACTTAACTACTGCATTATTCTCACTACTATaataagcctgactacacccatgtTAGGAGAAATGCTTTTCCCATGTCatccctagccgccgcggtggctcagtggtcatggcgctcggctgcctacccgaaagacgcgggttcaatccccaccgtggcggtagaatttcgatagaggcgaaattctagaggcccgtgtactgtgcgatgtcagtgcacattaaagaaccccaggtggtcgaaattttcggagcccttcactgcgacgtccctcatagcctgagtcgctttgggacattaaacacccacaaaccataaaccatgtcATCCCTGTTCTATGTAAATAAGGCTTCGGTCATTTTGGGGTGGTGGCAACctgaccatatatatatatatatatatgtatgtatgtacacacacacacacacacacacacacacacacacacacacacacacacacacacacacacacacacacacacacacacacacacacacacacacacacacacacacacacacacacacacacacacacgcgcacacacacacacacacacacacgcacgcacacgcacaaacacacacgcacacacacacacgcacgcacgcacagagagagagagagggagagctcTCTCTACAGTACACGGACTCGAGTCCGTGAACTGTTtgacgttagtgcacgttaaagaacccaggtggtgtatattttcggagcccttcgctacggcgtccctcatagcctgagtcgctttgggacgttaaacccccataaagcataaacatATACAGAGCAACCTAAGTCGCAAACCAACCCAAgtgccaccgatggcagcacctgcaaaggaagggcagtggcgcgccgcttgacagctgcaccactgtgccaggagtggtaggaagactacAAGGGATATATGATTGGAGataatgaccagttccgcatatatgaacattaacccaTTACTGATACGTGAGCAACTGGCAGCCGcaaacactggatctgaacagcAGAACCGAAGATCAAAATTACTGATAGCACAATTATTTGCGTTTGGCCTAAATTTTCACATCCGCTATTTGTCAGGCATGACATGCACTGACAAGCCGAGATAGGAGGCGCCAAGCATGCTCAAAGTGGCAGTGGAAGAAGCATTTGACATTGTTAACGAACTGATGTTCGCTGGGAGAGAAAGCAAGGAAGACTACGCGATCGTGACTGCCAAATTTGAAGAGTATTGCGTAGCCTGAAAACATACGTCTTCCGTTGAAGTCCGCAAAGTGAAGCAGAGCCTTTCGAGCCGTTTTTACGCGTCTTAGAAAATCACATGGAGCGCGGCAACTTTTCGACCATGACAGACGGCATGGTGCGCGACCAAGTTTAGCTTGGGACCAAATCGCCAAAGGTTCGAGGGAAGATGTTTAGAGACAAAAAAACTTCACCTTGGGAAGGAGCacgagagaaactttattttcaGTTATCCAAAGAGATTCAGGAGCTTtgcattttgggcgagttggtacagcACACTTTTTTAGAAATAATTGCGCACCCACACGAAAGGGTATGAAAAGGACATGCGCCATAACATGCGCCTGTATGTGTCACTTTTCATGTTCTCTCGTGAGAGTGTGCACTTGTTAAAGAGGGTTGTGCTCAGCGCTCAATAATGTCGCGGGAATTGGAATTTTCGGCACATCTATTTTCTATAGTGGTGGCATCAGCGCCAGAAGCATTTTACAGATGAGAGTTAGCCGTGGTGAGGAGGATGCGAGGTGAACTAATAACAATAGCCTAAGAAACAAATGCCACCCTTAATCCTGTCGACCAATCCTGGGCCACGGTGGTTGGTCGCCCCGTTCACTGCAAGGCAGGACTGCGCCGGTGTCCATGTAATTTTTATGGACCGGGCTGAATGGCTTCAACAAGGTTGATGACTGGGCAAGCTCTTACTG contains:
- the LOC144098228 gene encoding protein 5NUC-like — its product is MPSTLEVRIAAVAFRCPATQSLGVHEFDRGTADLRVYLEAMRAQKIPVVLCNVDVRREPEIEGNATQPSRVVKYKNGSISVGIIGYISPHTAYRSYPGHTQFTDDVECVRREAQRLKRQGVDIIVALGHSGLEEDKRIAYQVPLIDVVVGGGSHYFMSSSSPLQDAPEPVYGAYPVAVQRPDGTQTSGI